The following coding sequences are from one Gadus macrocephalus chromosome 3, ASM3116895v1 window:
- the capn9 gene encoding calpain-9 — protein MPVQSSLSSQRAKPSAAPVAMDTQNDGRSFEEIRRDCLQRQVLFEDPDFPADDSALFYSQSPPLAFEWKRPGELCDNPRFVVGDANRTDICQGQLGDCWLLAATASLTLQKKNLARVVPRDQEFDNSYAGVFHFQFWQHNKWLDVVVDDRLPTVRNKLVMLHSASNNEFWSALLEKAYAKLHGSYESLKGGSTMEAMEDFTGGVGEMYETKSAPKKLFTIMKKALDRSSMMGCSIDISSSAESEAQTSSGLVKGHAYSITGLEEVNCRGRKVQLIRIRNPWGTVEWNGPWSDSSKEWSQVDKADKDRILKHSDDGEFWMEFEDFKSNYDKVEICNLTPDSLVENTPHHWEVSWFEGNWIRGSTAGGCRNYIDTFWTNPQFKLTLEDTDDDDDVCSVVIALMQKNRRLLRKEGMDMETIGFAVYEAPDDVDQLGKDFFRYNGSKARSRTYVNVREVSERFTLPPGKYLVVPTTFQPHHEADFLIRVFSEKKATALEMGSEVDADLPDPPMPSSPDEETEEEKGLRRLFDQLSGSDQAISARELQQMLNGVLSRRKEVKFDGLTLNTCHSIINLMDVDNTGQLEFQEFKVFWEKMKKWIMLFLSFDTDRSGKMSSYELRIALKAAGMQLNSKLLQLLGLRFADENFDIDFDDYLTCIVRLENMFRVFQGLDTKKSGKVNMNIMQFLMMSMNV, from the exons ATGCCCGTCCAGTCTTCCCTCTCCAGCCAGCGGGCCAAGCCCTCGGCAGCCCCCGTCGCCATGGACACGCAGAACGACGGACGCTCCTTCGAGGAGATCCGTCGGGACTGCCTCCAGAGGCAGGTCTTGTTCGAGGACCCGGACTTCCCCGCTGACGACTCGGCGCTCTTCTACAGCCAGAGCCCCCCCCTCGCGTTTGAATGGAAGCGCcctggg GAGCTGTGTGATAACCCCAGGTTCGTGGTGGGAGACGCAAACAGGACTGACATTTGTCAAGGGCAGCTTG GGGACTGCTGGCTTCTGGCAGCCACCGCCTCCCTTACCCTCCAAAAGAAAAACTTGGCCCGGGTGGTCCCCCGCGACCAGGAATTTGATAACAGCTACGCTGGTGTCTTCCACTTCCAG TTCTGGCAGCACAACAAGTGGCTGGACGTGGTGGTGGACGACCGGCTCCCCACCGTCCGCAACAAGCTGGTCATGCTGCACTCTGCCTCCAACAATGAGTTCTGGAGCGCTCTGCTGGAGAAGGCCTACGCCAA ACTTCATGGCAGCTACGAGTCTCTGAAGGGCGGCAGCACCATGGAGGCCATGGAGGACTTCACCGGCGGCGTGGGCGAAATGTACGAGACCAAGAGCGCTCCGAAAAAACTCTTCACCATCATGAAGAAAGCCCTGGACAGGAGCTCCATGATGGGCTGCTCCATCGAC ATCAGCAGCTCCGCCGAATCAGAGGCCCAGACGTCCAGCGGCCTGGTGAAAGGCCACGCCTACTCCATCACTggcctggaggag GTGAACTGCAGGGGACGGAAGGTTCAGCTCATCCGGATCAGAAACCCGTGGGGAACGGTTGAGTGGAACGGGCCCTGGAGCGACAG CTCCAAGGAGTGGAGTCAGGTGGACAAGGCAGATAAAGATCGCATCCTGAAACACTCAGATGACGGGGAATTCTG GATGGAGTTCGAGGACTTCAAGAGCAACTACGACAAGGTGGAGATCTGCAACCTCACCCCGGACTCCCTGGTGGAGAACACGCCGCACCACTGGGAGGTCAGCTGGTTCGAGGGGAACTGGATTCGCGGCTCCACCGCTGGAGGCTGCCGCAACTACATCG ACACCTTCTGGACCAACCCACAGTTCAAGCTGACGCTGGAGGACACggacgacgatgacgacgtctgcAGCGTGGTCATCGCCCTCATGCAGAAGAACCGGCGACTGCTCAGGAAGGAAGGGATGGACATGGAGACCATCGGGTTCGCCGTGTacgag gCCCCCGACGACGTGGACCAACTTGGGAAGGACTTCTTCCGCTACAACGGCTCCAAGGCGCGGAGCCGGACCTACGTCAACGTGCGCGAGGTGTCGGAGCGCTTCACCCTCCCGCCGGGGAAGTACCTGGTGGTGCCCACCACCTTCCAGCCGCACCACGAAGCAGACTTCCTCATCCGCGTCTTCTCTGAGAAGAAGGCCACGGCGCT GGAGATGGGGAGCGAAGTAGATGCTGACCTGCCTgat CCCCCCATGCCCAGCTCTCCAgatgaggagacggaggaggagaagggattgagGAGACTGTTCGACCAGCTGTCCGGCTCG GACCAGGCCATCTCTGCCAGGGAGCTTCAGCAGATGCTGAACGGGGTCCTGAGCCGAA GGAAAGAGGTCAAGTTTGACGGTCTGACTCTCAACACCTGCCACAGCATCATCAACCTGATGGAC GTGGACAACACTGGCCAGCTGGAGTTCCAGGAGTTCAAAGTGTTCTGGGAGAAGATGAAGAAGTGGATT ATGCTGTTCTTGTCCTTCGACACTGACCGCTCGGGGAAGATGTCCTCCTATGAGCTCCGCATCGCCCTGAAGGCCGCAG GCATGCAGCTGAACAGCAAACTCCTGCAGCTTCTGGGGCTGAGGTTCGCAGACGAAAACTTCGACATCGACTTTGACGACTACCTGACGTGCATCGTTCGCCTTGAGAACATGTTCA GAGTTTTCCAGGGTTTGGACACGAAGAAGAGTGGGAAGGTGAACATGAACATAATGCAG TTCTTGATGATGTCCATGAACGTCTGA
- the ltv1 gene encoding protein LTV1 homolog, protein MPHKKKKSFIEKKAAVTFHLVHRSQRDPLAADEKAPQHVLLPVNKVEAEKKKEEQRDFGVFFDDDYDYLQHLKEAVPTLEWVANEPAKSGIRPVDLRGNDQQEGDDDKEGEKKQQKGISVSGINLPSSVFASEFEEEVGMLNKAAPISGPRLDLDPDIVAALDEDFDYEDPDNVLDDDFILKANDPSGVEGDDDDEWEDTDSEDGDVNSEGGLSGEGRGPGELLFMDEETKSRFTEYSMTSSVMRRNEQLSLLDDRFEKFYEQFDDDEIGALDNAELEGYIEPDSARLQDIVNEYFKHKAKEYQKPDDLGPRGLPSLREEEEDDEEGQEMETLVIEAPAEKWDCETIISTYSNIYNRPKLIKEPPRTKPIRVSLKLGIPLDVLPTRGLTAKQTERMERINDSDLPRVSTQQRDKEESAEERKARKQAIKEERKERRTEKKANKVAFNREKVRQEKQILNVLTNIQGMKLS, encoded by the exons ATG CCTCACAAGAAGAAGAAATCGTTCATCGAGAAGAAGGCTGCTGTGACCTTTCACCTCGTCCACAGGAGTCAGAGGGATCCGTTGGCAGCAGACGAGAAGGCTCCGCAACATGTCCTCCTGCCCGTCAACAAG GTGgaggcagagaagaagaaggaggagcagagggactTTGGGGTGTTCTTCGACGACGACTACGACTATCTCCAGCACCTGAAGGAGGCGGTGCCGACCTTAGAGTGGGTGGCCAATGAACCCGCTAAGTCAGGAATACGACCTGTTGACCTCAGGGGAAACGACCAGCAGGAGGGAGATGATgataaggagggagagaagaaacaACAAAAAGGCATTTCT GTGTCGGGCATCAATCTGCCCTCCTCAGTGTTTGCCTCAGAGTTCGAGGAAGAGGTTGGTATGCTGAACAAGGCGGCCCCTATATCCG GGCCGCGGCTCGACCTGGACCCCGACATCGTGGCGGCTCTGGACGAGGACTTTGACTACGAAGATCCCGACAATGTTCTTGACGACGACTTCATCCTGAAGGCCAACGACCCCAGTGGAGTGGA aggggacgacgacgacgagtgGGAGGACACGGACTCTGAGGACGGAGACGTCAACTCGGAGGGGGGTCTGTCTGGGGAGGGCCGCGGGCCGGGCGAGCTCCTCTTCATGGACGAGGAGACCAAGAGCCGCTTCACCGAGTACTCCATGACCTCCTCCGTCATGAGACGCAACGAGCAGCTCTCCCTGCTGGATGACCGCTTTGAGAAG tTTTACGAGCAGTTTGACGACGATGAGATCGGTGCCCTGGATAACGCAGAGTTGGAGGGCTACATCGAGCCGGACAGCGCCCGCCTGCAGGACATCGTCAACGAGTACTTCAAGCACAAAGCGAAGGA GTACCAGAAACCAGACGACCTGGGTCCTAGGGGCCTCCCCTccctgagagaggaggaagaggacgatgaAGAGGGGCAGGAGATGGAGACCCTCGTCATCGAAGCCCCCGCCGAGAAGTGGGACTGTGAGACGATCATCA GTACATATTCAAACATATACAACCGACCCAAACTCATCAAAGAGCCGCCCCGG accaAGCCCATCAGGGTGTCTTTGAAGCTGGGCATCCCCCTGGATGTGCTGCCCACCCGGGGCCTCACGGCCAAGCAGACTGAGCGCATGGAGCGCATCAACGACTCGGACCTGCCGCGGGTCTCCACCCAGCagcgcgacaaggaggagagcgCAGAGGAGCGCAAGGCGCGCAAGCAGGCCATCAAGGAGGAGCGCAAG GAAAGGAGAACGGAGAAGAAGGCCAACAAGGTGGCCTTCAACCGGGAGAAGGTCCGACAAGAGAAACAGATCTTGAACGTTCTAACAAACATCCAGGGCATGAAGCTGTCCTAG
- the ifngr1 gene encoding interferon gamma receptor 1 isoform X1: protein MKLRTMCSVISWVFWLVICVQCASSNVPAPVNVSVVCKNFQTVVSWTYSQQVLEPLFRVYIISQTIDSKGWTTVNETTRDLQYNLTGEVWSNFMSARNLYKVEVSAVSGGQESDRTTSPMFTFNKIHEGVFEILCTLDLPPVEVLVNGSVATVTFPNPMRIHPELKWAAGLESDPLCLTFDVTENNVTQRGKCLVQNEPCKLDFMLPSKKEKHCLSLNAWLQNDIHKMGFNHKDPICGQQKSVEEPYSLFLALLLALFILVVCSVGFMVWKSKAWFLKSLSLPPTLDPMSWSNLQQNIMDPESERVGFLRANGQSSPSVVITQKPLDPAHGLTEANDQETLSVDLSSESPGDSCPGALYSARFDGSEDDPEEEDPEQEDEVECEPVLEYDRPHFPSLDMGDRDMVHTYGL, encoded by the exons ATGAAGCTCAGGACCATGTGTTCAGTGATTTCCTGGGTTTTCTGGCTTGTCATTTGCGTCCAATGTGCCTCGTCGAATG ttcctGCTCCGGTGAACGTGTCGGTGGTCTGCAAAAACTTCCAGACGGTGGTCTCATGGACGTACAGCCAGCAGGTCCTAGAACCCCTCTTCCGCGTGTACATCATCTCGCAGACCATCgacag caaggGGTGGACTACGGTCAACGAGACAACCAGGGACCTCCAGTACAACTTGACTGGCGAAGTGTGGAGTAATTTTATGAGTGCCAGAAACTTGTACAAGGTGGAGGTCTCCGCCGTCAGCGGCGGGCAGGAATCCGACAGGACCACGTCTCCAATGTTCACATTCAATAAAATACACGAAGGTGTATTTGAAATACTCT GCACATTGGATCTTCCTCCAGTGGAGGTGCTTGTGAACGGCTCAGTGGCCACCGTTACCTTCCCTAACCCCATGAGGATCCACCCAGAGCTCAAATGGGCCGCTGGCCTCGAGTCGGACCCTCTCTGCCTTACCTTCGATGTCACTGAAAACAAT GTTACACAACGGGGTAAGTGCCTTGTACAAAATGAACCGTGCAAGTTGGATTTCATGCTGCCTTCCAAAAAGGAAAAGCACTGCCTCTCATTAAACGCTTGGCTCCAGAACGATATTCACAAGATGGGGTTCAACCACAAAGACCCCATCTGTGGCCAGCAGAAATCTGTGGAAG AACCCTACTCGCTGTTCCTGGCACTGCTGCTGGCGTTGTTCATTTTGGTGGTCTGCAGCGTGGGCTTCATGGTCTGGAAAAGCAAGGCTTGGTTCCTTAAGTCACTATCTTTACCCCCAACCCTG GATCCAATGTCTTGGTCCAACCTGCAGCAGAACATCATGGACCCGGAGAGCGAAAGGGTGGGTTTCCTCAGGGCCAATGGGCAAAGCAGTCCATCAGTGGTCATTACCCAGAAACCATTGGACCCTGCACACGGGCTGACGGAGGCGAACGACCAGGAAACCCTGTCGGTTGACCTATCGTCAGAGAGTCCTGGGGACAGTTGTCCCGGTGCCCTGTACAGTGCTAGGTTCGACGGGTCAGAGGACGACCCAGAAGAGGAGGATCCTGAACAGGAGGACGAGGTTGAATGCGAACCAGTGTTGGAATACGACCGACCCCATTTCCCTTCCCTTGACATGGGAGACAGGGACATGGTTCATACCTATGGCCTATAG
- the ifngr1 gene encoding interferon gamma receptor 1 isoform X2, producing MKLRTMCSVISWVFWLVICVQCASSNVPAPVNVSVVCKNFQTVVSWTYSQQVLEPLFRVYIISQTIDSKGWTTVNETTRDLQYNLTGEVWSNFMSARNLYKVEVSAVSGGQESDRTTSPMFTFNKIHEGVFEILCTLDLPPVEVLVNGSVATVTFPNPMRIHPELKWAAGLESDPLCLTFDVTENNVTQRGKCLVQNEPCKLDFMLPSKKEKHCLSLNAWLQNDIHKMGFNHKDPICGQQKSVEEPYSLFLALLLALFILVVCSVGFMVWKSKAWFLKSLSLPPTLQNIMDPESERVGFLRANGQSSPSVVITQKPLDPAHGLTEANDQETLSVDLSSESPGDSCPGALYSARFDGSEDDPEEEDPEQEDEVECEPVLEYDRPHFPSLDMGDRDMVHTYGL from the exons ATGAAGCTCAGGACCATGTGTTCAGTGATTTCCTGGGTTTTCTGGCTTGTCATTTGCGTCCAATGTGCCTCGTCGAATG ttcctGCTCCGGTGAACGTGTCGGTGGTCTGCAAAAACTTCCAGACGGTGGTCTCATGGACGTACAGCCAGCAGGTCCTAGAACCCCTCTTCCGCGTGTACATCATCTCGCAGACCATCgacag caaggGGTGGACTACGGTCAACGAGACAACCAGGGACCTCCAGTACAACTTGACTGGCGAAGTGTGGAGTAATTTTATGAGTGCCAGAAACTTGTACAAGGTGGAGGTCTCCGCCGTCAGCGGCGGGCAGGAATCCGACAGGACCACGTCTCCAATGTTCACATTCAATAAAATACACGAAGGTGTATTTGAAATACTCT GCACATTGGATCTTCCTCCAGTGGAGGTGCTTGTGAACGGCTCAGTGGCCACCGTTACCTTCCCTAACCCCATGAGGATCCACCCAGAGCTCAAATGGGCCGCTGGCCTCGAGTCGGACCCTCTCTGCCTTACCTTCGATGTCACTGAAAACAAT GTTACACAACGGGGTAAGTGCCTTGTACAAAATGAACCGTGCAAGTTGGATTTCATGCTGCCTTCCAAAAAGGAAAAGCACTGCCTCTCATTAAACGCTTGGCTCCAGAACGATATTCACAAGATGGGGTTCAACCACAAAGACCCCATCTGTGGCCAGCAGAAATCTGTGGAAG AACCCTACTCGCTGTTCCTGGCACTGCTGCTGGCGTTGTTCATTTTGGTGGTCTGCAGCGTGGGCTTCATGGTCTGGAAAAGCAAGGCTTGGTTCCTTAAGTCACTATCTTTACCCCCAACCCTG CAGAACATCATGGACCCGGAGAGCGAAAGGGTGGGTTTCCTCAGGGCCAATGGGCAAAGCAGTCCATCAGTGGTCATTACCCAGAAACCATTGGACCCTGCACACGGGCTGACGGAGGCGAACGACCAGGAAACCCTGTCGGTTGACCTATCGTCAGAGAGTCCTGGGGACAGTTGTCCCGGTGCCCTGTACAGTGCTAGGTTCGACGGGTCAGAGGACGACCCAGAAGAGGAGGATCCTGAACAGGAGGACGAGGTTGAATGCGAACCAGTGTTGGAATACGACCGACCCCATTTCCCTTCCCTTGACATGGGAGACAGGGACATGGTTCATACCTATGGCCTATAG